A single window of Nicotiana sylvestris chromosome 5, ASM39365v2, whole genome shotgun sequence DNA harbors:
- the LOC104239111 gene encoding uncharacterized protein, whose protein sequence is MDFFFRNVNDDSSTIQQDIVRCPFLRNINEPTNFSFSSSMAFPLPVREGKGPIFVDGPNFDMAFRLFHGQNGVVPLSGRPSMKPDAAPASPNFNPLAAKAATISLSAFGSGGPFGFDAFSEKWKKLNSKSNKKDSSSKGGDSKHEALSNEWLQSGNCPIAKSYRAVSNVLPLVAKAFQPPPGMNLRCPPAIVAARAALAKTAFAKNLRPQPLPAKVLVIGVMGMAANIPLGIWREHTEKFSPSWFAAVHAAVPFIGMLRKSVLMPKAAMAFTIAASILGQVIGSRAERYRLKAVASKKLILTENSTPANSQLVVNGVRGGHCGEIVDWSKGPLQIAGPASTTSVFS, encoded by the exons ATGGATTTTTTCTTTAGGAATGTAAATGATGATTCTTCAACTATCCAGCAAGATATTGTTAGGTGCCCATTTTTGCGGAACATCAATGAGCCAACAAACTTTTCCTTCTCAAGCTCCATGGCTTTCCCACTTCCT GTACGTGAGGGGAAAGGTCCTATCTTTGTGGATGGTCCTAATTTTGACATGGCGTTCAGGCTTTTCCACGGGCAGAATGGCGTTGTTCCACTTTCAGGGAGACCGTCCATGAAGCCAGATGCTGCACCTGCATCACCTAATTTCAACCCTCTGGCAGCAAAAGCAGCTACCATAAGCCTCTCGGCTTTTGGATCTGGAGGTCCTTTTGGTTTTGATGCATTCTCAGAGAAGTGGAAGAAATTGAActccaaatcaaataaaaaagaCTCTTCTTCCAAG GGAGGAGACTCAAAACATGAAGCGCTAAGCAATGAGTGGTTGCAGAGTGGGAATTGTCCTATTGCGAAGTCCTACCGTGCAGTGAGTAATGTCCTTCCTCTTGTGGCAAAGGCTTTTCAGCCCCCTCCTGGCATGAACCTCAGGTGCCCCCCGGCGATAGTTGCTGCGCGTGCTGCTCTAGCAAAGACTGCCTTCGCGAAGAACTTGCGGCCACAACCTCTACCTGCAAAAGTCTTAGTGATTGGTGTTATGGGCATGGCTGCAAATATTCCTTTAGGCATATGGAGAGAACACACTGAAAAATTTTCGCCATCATGGTTTGCAGCAGTACATGCTGCTGTACCATTCATTGGTATGCTCAGGAAGTCTGTGTTGATGCCTAAAGCAGCCATGGCATTTACCATAGCAGCATCTATCTTGGGACAAGTCATAGGCTCTAGGGCTGAACGATATAGGCTGAAAGCCGTTGCAAGTAAAAAATTGATTCTTACTGAAAACTCAACTCCTGCCAACAGTCAACTCGTGGTTAATGGAGTTAGAGGTGGACACTGCGGTGAGATCGTTGATTGGAGCAAAGGTCCTCTGCAGATTGCTGGTCCCGCTTCAACAACCAGTGTATTTAGCTGA